TCCCTTCATCCCTAACGTCGGGGATGCAGGCAGCTGACAGGGCCCGCCAGGGCCGGACGTCCCTGTCGTCCATGAGCCTCGTCGGACATAACGGTCCGTCGAGACGCCTGGCACCGCCTGCGCCCGTGAGCATGTCCGCAAGACCAGCCGGATCCCCGGACGACCAGCTGACGTCGCTACCAGCACATCGACCTGACTGCGCGCGACAAGCGGACGCAACAGTGGCCTGAAAGGAATATCACCATGGCAATCAGTGCAGAAGCACAGCAGTTCGCGGATTTCCTCGCGAGCACGAACGCCAGAGCGGCCATACCCGGCCTCGACCTGGCCGTCGTCCGCGACATCGTCGACTCGAACCACAAGGCGTCGACCGAGCCGGAGGGCGTCACCTACGCCGATGTGGACGCGGGCGGCGTCCCCGCTCTGTGGGCCATCCCGGAGGGCGCCGATCCCGACAAGGCGCTGCTGCACTTCCACTTCGGCGGATCGGTCGCCGCCTCGATGTACTCGGACCGCAAGGCCGCCGGTCACATCGCGAAGGCGGCCGGCGCCCGCTCCCTCGTGGTGGACTTCCGTCTGGCGCCCGAACATCCCTACCCTGCCCAGCTCGACGACGCCGAGACGGCCTACCGGTGGCTGCTCTCCCAGGGCTACGAGCCGCGGAACATCGGCAGCACGGGCCACTCTATCGGCGGCACGCTCGCGGTGATGCTGCCGCTCCGTCTGCTCTCCAAGGGCGAGGCGACCCCCGGCGCGATCGTCAGCGTCTCGCCGTGGACCGACCTCACCATCCAGAACGCGTCGGTGGACGCGAACGAGGACAACGACAAGATGCTCAGCCGGGCCACCCTGGAGCTCTTCCGCGGAGCCTGGCTGCAGGACCCCGCCGTGGACTTCACCGACCCCGCGATCAGCCTCGTGAACGCCGATCTGACCGGTCTGCCGCCCACGACCCTCCACTACGGCGAGTACGAGACCCTCGCCGACGACGGCGCCCAACTCGGACGCCGCCTCGCGGACTTCAAGGTCACCTCCGAAGTCCACCCGATGCCCGAGGGACAGCACTCCTTCGTCCTGGGCGCCGGACGCGTACCCGAGGTTGACCAGGCGATCCAGCAGATGGGGCAGTGGCTCCGCAAGCACCTCGGCGCCTGAACAGAAGAACCCTCGCAATCGTCGTGGCCCTCCGCACGGCGGACCACCGGCTTCTGCGCCCGGACCAGTCCCGACTCCCGAGCACGGTCAGCCGTGCCTAACGGTCCGTTCCGAGTCCTTCCGCATCGTCGTCGGCAGGCGGACCCGGACGCCCTCCCCGACCGCCGGGTCCGCGTCCGCCTGCCGACGCGGACCCGCACGAGGAAGCGTGAACCGGCTCGGTCCGCTTCGCACACGTTGAGCAGCGCCCGGGCAGGCAGCCGAATCGGGCACGGCCGACCACATGCCGGTGGCGCCCACCCCCCCCCAATCGGGCACGTCCGCAGCGTTGCTGCGGAAGGACGTCCTGAGCAGCACAACCCGGCGAAGGAGACGACTGATGACCAAGAATGCCACGCCAGGTGACGCCCTGCACGGCCCCGGCCTGACCGACGTTCGCGACATGGTCATGGCACATGACGCGTTCCGTCGTGCCCTGCGCTCCAGTGCGTCTCTGGTGAGTGCGGTCAACGAGGGTGACCGTAAGCGGGCCGGTGTGGTCGCCGGCCACCTGGAGCTGATGCTCGGCCTGCTGGTCCACCATCACGAGGGCGAGGACGTGTTGCTGTGGCCCATGCTGCTGGAGCGTGTGCCCGAGGAACTGGCTCCCCTGGTGCGCCTGATGCAGTCCCAGCACGAAGCGGTGCACGGGATGCTCGACGAGGTCACCGCCCTGATCCCGCCTTGGCGAGTCAACCCCACCAGCGCGGCCCGCAGCCGGTTGGCCGACCGCGTCGAGCACCTCCTCGTCCTGCTGGAGGAGCATCTGCGCGACGAGGAGAAGCATCTCCTGCCGGTCGCCGCACGCACCGTCACCCAGCCCGAGTGGGACGCGGTCGCCGAACGCAACCTCAAAAGCCTGCCGCCCTCCAAGGCCCCCATGGTCTTCGGTCTGTTCATGGAGGTTGGTGACCCGGAGATCATCGCGCAGCAACTCGTCAAGGCGCCTGCGCCTGTCCGTCTGCTGCTGCGCCTCACCGCCCGCCCCGCCTGGCGTCGCTACCAGGCCCGCGTTTTCGACGCCTGACGATCACCCGGCCATGCGCAACGTCGTATGCCTCCAGGACATTGAGGTCGGTGATCTTGCCCAGCCGGGCTCTCATGCCGTGGCGCGCCTGGTGTGCCGTGAGTGCCTCGGCCTGCCCTTCGAGGATGAGCCGGGCCGCGTCCGGGGTGGTGGTCGTCGGCCGGCCGATGCCCACCACGTCGCATTCGCCAGCCCGCACGGCTCGCTGCATGGCATCACGGGTACGGAATCCGCCTGTGACGGCGAGGGGGGATGTCGCCCACGAGCTTGCGAACAGTGCGGGCGTATTTCAGACCGACGGTGACGACCGGAGTGACGCAGGTGGACGGGGGTTCGCCTGCACCACGTCCGAGCCGGGGCGGGACCTCCGCTTGTCCTGCTCCACGGCTGGCCGCAGACCTCTGACTGCTGGCGGCCGGTACTGGCGGATCTCGCCGCCGACCACACTGCCCTTGCGCCGGACCTGCGCGGATACGGCCTGAGCGACAAGCCAACCACGGGATACGACAAGCGGCGGATGGCCGTCGGCATCGCGGGCCTGGTCGACGCGCTCGGCTTCGAGAAAGCCGCCGTCGGGGGCCACGACCGCGGCGCCCGTGTGGGGCACCGCTGGGCGCTGGACCGCCCGGAGCAGGTGGAGCGGCTGGCCGTGCTCGACATCGTGCCCACCCGGGAGATGGTCCGCCGCCTGGACGCCTCCCTCGCCTCCGGTTACTGGCACCGGCTGTTCCACATGCAGCCCGATCTGCTCGAACGCCTCGTGGGACGCGACACCCGTGGGTCGACGGTTACGTCCGCGCGTTCTCCCGTCCGGGTGCCCTGCGCGCGGGCCTGGACGACTACCGCGCCCTGGAGGAGGACACCGCTCTCGACGACATCGACGCCGCCGAAGACCGCCGCCTGACCATGCCGTTGCTGGCACTGTGGGGTTTCGCGGGGCTGCCTGCCCGCCTGCCGACGCTGGAGATCTGGCGAGCCTGTGCGGACGACGTCACCGGTGCCGAGATCCCGGAGTGCGGTCACTTCATCCCGGAGGAGCAGCCGGAGGCCCTGCTGGCACATCTGCGGCCTTTCCGGGCCGGCACGACGAACCGCTGAGCCTCCACGGTGAGGGAAGCGCTGCCCCTCAGCCGGTCGAGAGCCGACCCGAAGGGCGCGCTGTCCGAGGGGCCTCGACCACGGTGTGATGACCCCGCACGGCGAACGAACCTGGGCAGGGCAGCCGCGGGGCGGCCTCGCCGTAACCGGCGGGGCCGCCCCGCGGTCCGGGCTTCAGGTCGCGACCGGGGCGCCGGCCGGAGCACCTCCCGTGGCGAGGCCAGCAGCCGGGCCGTCGGCCTTGCGCTGCCTGGGCATGAGCAGCGCCACAGCCGCTGCCAGGGCGACGGCACCGGCCCCGAACCAGAGCGCGGGGATCAGCCCGTCCACGAACAGTGAGGCCGATCCGTAGCCGCCCTGGGCGGAGAAGACCGCGGCCAGCGCTGCGACGCCGATGGCGCCGCCGACCTCGCGGATCGCGTTGTTGGCACCGGAGGCGATGCCCTGTTCTTCCGGGCGGACGGTGCTCATGACGAGGTTGGCGCTGGGGGCGAAGAACATGCCCAGGCCGACGCCGCAGACGATCAGCGCGGGCAGCAGGTGGGTGTAGGCGACGTGGGGGCCGACGGTGATGGCCCAGAGCCCGAGGCCGACGGCGTTCAGGGCCATTCCCGCGGTGACGACGGGTGCGCCGCCGATGCGGTCGGCCAGTGCTCCGGCCAGCGGTCCGGCGATCATGGGCATGGCGGTCCAGGGCAGCATCCGTACGCCGGCCTGCATCGGTGAGTAGCCGCCGACGGTCTGCAGGTACTGGCTGAGCAGGAAGATCGACCCGAACATGCCCAGCAGCATCAGAAGGCTGGCGGCGTTGATGGCGCTGAAGGAGCGGTGGCGGAACAGGCGCATCGGCAGCATCGGGTGCTCGGCGCGCAGTTCGTAGAGGACGAAGCCGGTGAGCATGGCGGTACCGGCGAAGAAGCCGACCAGCACGAGGGTGCTGGTCCAGCCTTCGGCGTTGCCGCGCACGAGGGCGTAGACGATGCCGAACAGACCGCCGCTGGCCAAAACGGTGCCCACCAGATCGAGGGTCGGGTTCGGGCCGTGGCTCTCGTTCAGCCGCAGCAGGGCGAGCGGGATCAGCGCCAGACCGAGGGGCACGTTCACCCAGAAGATCCACTGCCAGGACAGGTTCTCGGTGAGTGCGCCGCCGATGAGCGGTCCGGTGGCGACGGCGATGCCGCTGGCCGCGCCCCAGATACCCAGGGCCGTGCCGCGCCGTTCGGCGGGGACGGCGGCCGACAGCAGGGTGAGCGTCAGCGGCGTCACGATCGCGGAGCCGACACCCTGCGCCGCACGCGCGGCGATCAGTTCACCCATCCCCGGTGCGAGGGCGGCGGCGGCCGAGGCCGTGGTGAAGATCGCGAGCCCGAGGGCGAACAGTCTGCGGCGGCCGAAGCGGTCACCGAGGGAAGCACCGAACATGAGCAGCACCGCGAAGGTGAGGGTGTAGGCGCTCACTGTCCATTCGAGGTCCTCGAGGCCGCCGCCGAGGTCCTCGCGGATGGAGGGGAGAGAGGTGACGACGATCAGGTTGTCGAGCGCGGTGATGAACCCGGCCATGCTGGTGATGGCCACGGCCCAGAAGGCGCTGCCGCCCCGAACCCGTTGCTTGCGGTGCTGTTTCATGGCGTTCCCCGCGTTCCCTGGCAGACGTACTTGGCGACGGAGCAATGGACGTGGACGCCGGCGGGCGACGGCATCGGGTGCGACAGCGGGCATCGGCACCGAGCCCGCTCGGTGCCGATGCCCGGGTGTCGGCTCTCAGGGGAGCTGCGGGTAGAGCACCGAGACGCCCCCCGAAAGGGCTGCCTGTGCCTGGCGGGAGCCGTCGTCGGCGAGGATCTCGTAGGCGCCGGCGGCGATGCCGTCCACGGCGATGCGGGCGATGTCGGCCGGGTCGGACTTGGCCGCGTCGACGGTGCGGACCATGTCGGTGTCCATGTAGCCGACGTGCAGTCCGGCCACCCGTATGTTCTGGTCGGCGAGTTGCAGGCGCAGCGTGTTGGTGAGCGACCACTCCGCGGACTTGGCGGCGCAGTAGGCGCCGAACTCCGGGAAGCTGACCCAGGACAGGCCGGACAGGACGTTCAGGATCGCCCCGCCGCCCGCCGCGATCTGGGGTGCGAAGGCGCGGGTCACCGTCAGGGTGCCGAGGAAGTGGGTGTCCATCTCCAGACGGATGTCGTCCAGGTCGGCGGTGAGCAGGTCGGCGCCGGTGGAGGAGCCCGCGTTGTTGACCAGGACGGTCACGTCACCGGTGGCTTTGGCGGCGGCCGCGACGGAGGCGGGGTCGGTGATGTCGATCGCGATCGGCTTGGCGCCGGGCAGGTCGACCTGGGCGGGGTTGCGGGCGCCGGCATAGACGGTGGCGCCGCGGCTCAGCAGTTCGGCGGCGAGGGCCCGGCCGAAGCCCCGGTTGGCTCCGGTGACAAGGGCAGTGCTGGTGGAGAGGTCCATGGAGAGTTCCTGGTGAAGTGAAGTGGAGGGGAGGTGAAGATCAGAGCGCCAAAGGCGTGACCGGGAGGGCCAGTTCATTGTCGTATGATCGTAAGGCTAAGCGGGATGAGCCAGTGATCGCAACCGATCCATGCTTCTGTGATGCCGTCGGGAGGTCGGGACCTGTGCGACACCAGAGGGTTGCGGGCTGGCGATGCGACCGACGCGCGAGGGGCCACGCCGCGTGCACGGCAGGCCCCTGGTCAGGGCGTGACGGAGGCGGACACAGAGCTTGACGATCATCTTTCCGATGCTCTCGCCCCGCATCATGGCGAGGAAGGCGTCCAGGGTGTCCTCCAGGCCGTCCCACACGGTTTCGCGATAGCGGAGCCTGCCCTCGGCGAGCCGGCCGCCGACCTCGCGGACGAAGTCCGGCTGGAGTCCAGCTCTTCGCCGACCATGAACGCCAGGATGGCCGAACGCGTCACGGACAAGTTCCACAGGTTGCGCGGGCCGACGGCCTTTTCCTCGTTGTACTGGCAGACCATCCCGCACAGGACGATCCGTGCGTGCAGCCTGAGCGCGCCAATGGCGGCCTCCAGGTGCTCACAGCCGACGTTGTCGAAGAAGACGTCGATACCGTCCGGCGCCGCCTTGGCCAACTCCTCGGAGACCGGCCCGTTCTTGTTGGCCGACGTTTACTCGTTCACGGAGGCCCTGGACCGGTCGCGTAGATATGTGCTGCTGAAGAGCGGCGCTTTGGAGCCCGCACCACCAGATCCGCCAATGTCTTGCCCTGCTTCCGGTTTCGATGATCGCGGTCGTCATGTCGTCTCCGCGGTCCGCGTGAGTGCGCTGACCATCCCGACGCTACGGACAGCGAGCTGCCAACGGATCGGTCATCGGATCGGTCACGGAGACAGCGAAGTTCGCAAACGCAGGTAGCGCGAGCGCTCCGGCGGCAGCGGCCATGAAGCTTTCAAGGAAATGGACCTGTACAGACGGCGCCAGGAGCAGGCAGCCCTTGACCGGATCCTTGACGCCGCTCGTCAGGGCGGCAGGGCGACGCTGATGCTGTGGGGAGACCCGCCCGGCGTCGGCAAAAAGGCTTTGCTCAACGCGTGGCCGGATCCGCCGTGGCAAACTTCGGCGACCTGCCTGTCGTGGTACTCGTCTTGAGTCGGAGCCGGCCTTCGCCGCGCTGCACGAACTGCTGTGGCCGGTGGCGGAGTGGATCAGCATGTTCCCGGAGCCGCAGGCCAAGGCCCTGAACGGGGCGCTCGGTTCCAGGACGAGGTCACCACATCGACCCGGTCTACTCGCGTGGGCTACTTCCGAGTCGCCCGGCGGCGAGCGCTCGCGCGTACGTCTCACGATTCAACAGAGGGAGTTCGCCAGTGGCGTCCGTGGTGGCGATGTATTCAAGCATCCGCCTCTGGGCTTCCTTCGATTGATCTCTGACCAGGAACTCGGCGTGCTCGAGCTGCAAGCCGTCCTCGAGTGACAGGGAGCTGCCGAAGTAGATGGATCGCTTGATGGCTCCGAGAGATTCCTTCGAGCGCAGGCTCAGATACTCTGCGCGCTCGATCGACCGTGCGAGGACCTTTTCCTTTGGCACCACTTCGTCGACCGCGCCGAGTGAGAGAGCCTCTGCAGGCGTGAACGGCCTGCCTTCGAGAACGGCGACCAGCGTCTGCTGTCTACCGATCAAACGAGGCAGTCGCTGAGAGCCGCCGCCACCCGGTGTCAGGGCGAGCAGGACTTCCGTCAGGCCGATGACGTACTCCCCGTCTGCCATGATGCGCAGATCACAGGCAAATGCCAGTTCCGAGCCGACGGCAAGTGCCGAACCGTTTAGTGCCGCGACGAAGATGGTGCCGCTTGCATTCATCTTCAAAAAGGTGGCATGGAAGCTGTCGAGCTGCAGAAGTGTCTTGAGCCGGGTCATCCCCGCGAGCGTCCTGACAACCGGCACTCTGTTGATGAGTCTCGCCGTGCGCGCTACGAGCTTGGCGATGCGCGTGTTGATTGGCGGGAATCCAGTGCCACCTTCTTGCAGCCAGCGCACATCGGAATGACTCAGGAAGCGGTCAGGATGCGTACCGGTGAAGACGACCGCGCGGATGCCCGGATCCCGGTCTGCACGATCCACCAGCTCTTTCAGCTGCTTGGCGATCTCGGGATCGAACAACGCATGCGGGCCTCCGTCGAAACGAGCGACAAGCACCCCGGCGTCGCCCTCGACGGCAATGTGTCCTGCGGGCTGCGAACTGCTTCTCGACGTGCCCATGTAGTCCTCCGGTGAATGGGGTGTGGTCGATGGTTTCCGGCCCTCGCGCAGGTCACGCTCCACCTGAGACGGCGACGCATTCTGTGCGCAGGGGGCGGGTCGTGCCGGCCCGACGACGGGATTGGCGCCGGTCTCCCGGGCGAAGGTGCCGTCGGGTGGCCCGGTGATACTGATGACGGTCCCGCCCGGCTTGAGCACCCGCAGTGACGTGTCGAGGGTTTCGTCTCCGACCGTGTCGATGACGAGGTCGTGGTCGCCTGGCCCCGACCCGA
This genomic stretch from Streptomyces deccanensis harbors:
- a CDS encoding alpha/beta hydrolase is translated as MAISAEAQQFADFLASTNARAAIPGLDLAVVRDIVDSNHKASTEPEGVTYADVDAGGVPALWAIPEGADPDKALLHFHFGGSVAASMYSDRKAAGHIAKAAGARSLVVDFRLAPEHPYPAQLDDAETAYRWLLSQGYEPRNIGSTGHSIGGTLAVMLPLRLLSKGEATPGAIVSVSPWTDLTIQNASVDANEDNDKMLSRATLELFRGAWLQDPAVDFTDPAISLVNADLTGLPPTTLHYGEYETLADDGAQLGRRLADFKVTSEVHPMPEGQHSFVLGAGRVPEVDQAIQQMGQWLRKHLGA
- a CDS encoding hemerythrin domain-containing protein; amino-acid sequence: MTKNATPGDALHGPGLTDVRDMVMAHDAFRRALRSSASLVSAVNEGDRKRAGVVAGHLELMLGLLVHHHEGEDVLLWPMLLERVPEELAPLVRLMQSQHEAVHGMLDEVTALIPPWRVNPTSAARSRLADRVEHLLVLLEEHLRDEEKHLLPVAARTVTQPEWDAVAERNLKSLPPSKAPMVFGLFMEVGDPEIIAQQLVKAPAPVRLLLRLTARPAWRRYQARVFDA
- a CDS encoding alpha/beta fold hydrolase, giving the protein MADLAADHTALAPDLRGYGLSDKPTTGYDKRRMAVGIAGLVDALGFEKAAVGGHDRGARVGHRWALDRPEQVERLAVLDIVPTREMVRRLDASLASGYWHRLFHMQPDLLERLVGRDTRGSTVTSARSPVRVPCARAWTTTAPWRRTPLSTTSTPPKTAA
- a CDS encoding alpha/beta fold hydrolase, with the translated sequence MPLLALWGFAGLPARLPTLEIWRACADDVTGAEIPECGHFIPEEQPEALLAHLRPFRAGTTNR
- a CDS encoding DHA2 family efflux MFS transporter permease subunit encodes the protein MKQHRKQRVRGGSAFWAVAITSMAGFITALDNLIVVTSLPSIREDLGGGLEDLEWTVSAYTLTFAVLLMFGASLGDRFGRRRLFALGLAIFTTASAAAALAPGMGELIAARAAQGVGSAIVTPLTLTLLSAAVPAERRGTALGIWGAASGIAVATGPLIGGALTENLSWQWIFWVNVPLGLALIPLALLRLNESHGPNPTLDLVGTVLASGGLFGIVYALVRGNAEGWTSTLVLVGFFAGTAMLTGFVLYELRAEHPMLPMRLFRHRSFSAINAASLLMLLGMFGSIFLLSQYLQTVGGYSPMQAGVRMLPWTAMPMIAGPLAGALADRIGGAPVVTAGMALNAVGLGLWAITVGPHVAYTHLLPALIVCGVGLGMFFAPSANLVMSTVRPEEQGIASGANNAIREVGGAIGVAALAAVFSAQGGYGSASLFVDGLIPALWFGAGAVALAAAVALLMPRQRKADGPAAGLATGGAPAGAPVAT
- a CDS encoding SDR family oxidoreductase, encoding MDLSTSTALVTGANRGFGRALAAELLSRGATVYAGARNPAQVDLPGAKPIAIDITDPASVAAAAKATGDVTVLVNNAGSSTGADLLTADLDDIRLEMDTHFLGTLTVTRAFAPQIAAGGGAILNVLSGLSWVSFPEFGAYCAAKSAEWSLTNTLRLQLADQNIRVAGLHVGYMDTDMVRTVDAAKSDPADIARIAVDGIAAGAYEILADDGSRQAQAALSGGVSVLYPQLP
- a CDS encoding enoyl-CoA hydratase-related protein; translated protein: MPRTIAIHQAKHLGASVATTASATKTDLVKSLGADGVNDCQKQAFGSGPGDHDLVIDTVGDETLDTSLRVLKPGGTVISITGPPDGTFARETGANPVVGPARPAPCAQNASPSQVERDLREGRKPSTTPHSPEDYMGTSRSSSQPAGHIAVEGDAGVLVARFDGGPHALFDPEIAKQLKELVDRADRDPGIRAVVFTGTHPDRFLSHSDVRWLQEGGTGFPPINTRIAKLVARTARLINRVPVVRTLAGMTRLKTLLQLDSFHATFLKMNASGTIFVAALNGSALAVGSELAFACDLRIMADGEYVIGLTEVLLALTPGGGGSQRLPRLIGRQQTLVAVLEGRPFTPAEALSLGAVDEVVPKEKVLARSIERAEYLSLRSKESLGAIKRSIYFGSSLSLEDGLQLEHAEFLVRDQSKEAQRRMLEYIATTDATGELPLLNRETYARALAAGRLGSSPRE